Genomic window (Paraburkholderia phenazinium):
CTATGCCAGGGAGTCCCACATGAGTCGAATTACTCCGTCGTTTCTACAGCGTGCTACCGGCAGCAAACGCCAGGGTCCACCGCCGTGTGACTGCGAAGTGCCGGTCAAACGGGAAACTACGATACGCAAACAGGCCGCCGAACCCGGCAAGCGCCGCTTCGACGCCCGCGGTCTCGTCCTGCCTATTGCGGTCATCGCACTGTGGTGGGCGATCTCCCAGGCGCATCTCGTCAAGAGCGGTCTGCTGGTAAGCCCCGGTCAGGTGCTGCAAACCGCCTGGGAGCAGATCACGAGCGGCGCGTTGCTGCGCGCGCTATCGGCCTCGCTCGCGCGCGAAGCAAGCGGCTTCGTCATCGGTACGGTAGGCGGCCTGTTGCTTGGCAGCGTACTCGGCCTGTCACGCATCGCGACGCGCCTGATCGGCCCAAGCTTCGACACCTTCAAGCAGATCTCGCTGTTCGCGTGGATCCCACTGATCTCCGTGTG
Coding sequences:
- a CDS encoding ABC transporter permease, producing MSRITPSFLQRATGSKRQGPPPCDCEVPVKRETTIRKQAAEPGKRRFDARGLVLPIAVIALWWAISQAHLVKSGLLVSPGQVLQTAWEQITSGALLRALSASLAREASGFVIGTVGGLLLGSVLGLSRIATRLIGPSFDTFKQISLFAWIPLISVWFGLGDAAKIVFLSLAALLPVTAHTFDGIHAVPRAYIEVARAFRYSRLQMIGYVILPAALPSIFTGIYLALIYSWLATLGAEYLLVAGSGIGNTLIDGSEQFRMDLVLFGIIVIGLTGWALNALARAVERAVLARRLPASN